The genomic interval TACGGACACTCTGCTACCATATGTCCAATTACAGCATTTACCTCTATTCTGTTTATTCATCTCCATCGCATGAGATCCCAAAAGACCTAAAATTACCCGATAATTGGACGCTTTCTTGGCATCAAGTCGAAACTCTTAAAGCCTTGCGCGACTCAAATATAGATGTTGTATTTAATACTGCAATGACTGGTGATGGGAAAAGTTTGGCAGCCTATTTAGAAGTGCTTCAGGGAGAATATTCAGCCATTAGCTTATATCCTACCAATGAACTCGCTCGCGATCAAGAAATACAGATTAAAGGATATATTGACACTTTTAAGCCAGTGAATAATCCTCGTGTTGCCAGGTTGAGTAGCGCGGAATTAGAAATTTATGCTGAGAATGAAGGATTGAAAAAAAGTGCCGCAATTTCAACCCTAACTAATCAAAGGGAAGTTATACTTACTAACCCTGATATTTTACATTATTTACACCGTGGAGCTTATTTAATGCCTGGGGATAGTCCAGATAAATTGTGGGGTAAAATTGATAAAGATTTTGACTTATTTATTTTTGACGAGTTTCACATTTTTGCCGCACCGCAAATTGCTAGTGTGATTAATACAATGTTATTAATTCACTGCACAAATCGCCGTAAAAAATTTCTTTTCCTTTCTGCCACACCAGAGTTAGAGTTCATTTCACGATTGCAAATAGCAGGTTTTCGTTGCCAAGAAATAAATCCACTAGATCGGAAGAAGTACCAATTTCCTGATAGTTTAGAGCAAGAAGAGAAATTAAGCAATCAAAATTGGCGACAAGTATCTCGCGCCATCACACTTAAGTTTATTTCTTTGAGACCATCATTTAAAGCTTCGGAAATATGGTTGCGAGAAAACGGTAATCTCATCCTCGAATATTTGCAAAATTATCCAGGTAGTAAAGGGGCAATTATTTTAAATTCAATTGCTTCTGTGCAGCGACTTTTAACTTTTTTTCAAGAACTTTTACAGCCACATGGTTTAACAGTTGGTGAAAATACAGGTTTATCAGGAAAATCAGCCAAAGAGAAATCACTTTTAGCTGACTTAGTTTTGGGCACTAGCACAATTGATGTTGGTGTAGATTTCAAAATCAACTTTCTAATTTTTGAATCATCGGATGCAGGTAATTTGATTCAGCGTTTGGGAAGATTGGGAAGACACGACGGTTATCAAAAAGAAGAACTAGAAATTAGATTTAAAAACTTTACAGCTTATGCGCTAGTTCCAAATTTCTTAGTCGAACGCTTATTTTTGGGAGATAATCCACCTTTAGAAAATGACGGGAATTATAACCGTGCATTTCTCAACGCCACAATTAAAGATAAATATCAGCAAATTAATGATTTTCGCGGTTATTATCAGCGTTGGGGTGCGGTACAATCATTATGGTTGTGCAAAAAATTGAGCGATCGCACTATCCAACAACAATCCGCTAAAAGCCGCGATAAATTCCAAAAAGCGTGCGAAAATGTCTTTAATACCAGTTTGAGAACGGTTGCGGCACGTATTTCTGGTTGGGCAAAAGATTGGCAGCATATTTCTGGAAAATCAGGAAATCCCATCGCTGAAGAGGCTTTTAGTTTTCGAGGTTCAAGTCTTTTGCAATGTGGTTTGTACGATTTGACGGAGGAAAATGCAGCAGAACGCTTTAAAATCTACGATTTGCCAGGTATTATTGGTAATTTAGAAATCGAAATATGGACCGAAGCGGCATTTATGCGGACACTAAAAGAAACCGCAGAACGTACCCGACAACCAATTCCTAAAAGAAGGTATGAACATTGTCTCGCATTTATGAAGTTGCGTCACTACCGCGAAGAAAGATTGAACTGGAAATTTACCTATTCTGGAGATTTACAGCAAATTGCCGATGCTTGGAAAGTGCAAGTACTAAGGGGGATTGAAGTTTGGCAACCCGATAATAATTATGTCAGGGAGATTAATCAGCGTTTGAAAAAACAGGGTTTGGTTTGCTATGTATTGCGTCATCCAGTAGCAGAGGTGAGGAATCGATTGCGCTTACCGATGCATTTTCAACTCTATCCGATATGCGATGAGCTTAGTTTACATGATAGTAGTGCGCCTTATGCGATCGCGTTTGGTCAATCTGCATTGTTGCTGGATACTTTAGCTTACACGTTTAAGAGTAAGGGGGATGAATCATGGATAGTTTAGGGTCGGAATCCCTGATAGGGATTATTTTGAGAAAACAGCTTACGGTTTTAAGCACAGGTATAAGCAGTCTTAATCCCCAACAGCTTTGCTGATGGTTTAGAAAGTCACTTAAAAAGCCAAATCTTAAAGCAGTAAGTTTTAGTCAAGCTTGCCTCTTTTTTCTCTAAAAATAACAAGTTTTGACCATGAATAAACCCACTTCAGAAGAATACAGAAATTTATTAGTGGAAGTACAACAACGTATTCGTTCTGCACAATACGAAGCACTTAAAGCTGTTAATAAAGAACTAATTGCACTTTACTGGGATATCGGCAAAATGATTGTCATCCGTCAACAAGGTGCAACTTGGGGTAAATCGGTTGTTGAGCAACTAGCAAAAGATTTACAAAATGAATTTCCAGGAATTAGTGGATTTTCATCTCGTAATATCTGGAATATGCGTAGTTTCTATGTTGAGTATCATCAAAATCAAAAACTGCAACCATTGGTTGCAGAAATTAGTTGGACTCACAACTTAGTCATTTTAGAAAAGTGTAAAGATGACTTAGAACGTGAATTTTATATCAGAATGACTCGTAAATTTGGCTGGACGAAAAACGTTTTAATCCATCAAATTGAAAATAAAACCTACGAAAAAACTCTGCTCAATCAAACTAATTTTCAGCAAACTATTTCTGAAGAAATTCGCAACCAAGCCAAACTAGCAGTCAAAGACGAATACATCTTTGATTTTTTAGAATTAGCAGACGAGCATAGCGAACGACAGTTAGAGCAAGCAATTTTGACTAGAGTTGAACCTTTTTTACAGGAAATGGGTGGAATGTTTGCTTTTATTGGCAGTCAATATCGGCTAGAGATAGATGGAGAAGAATATTTTATCGATATTTTGTTATATCACCGTCTTCTCAAATGTTTGGTAGCAGTTGAGTTAAAAATTGGGAAGTTTTCACCTGAATTTGTCGGTAAAATGCAGTTTTATTTGGCGGCATTAGATGACAAAGTAAAGCAACCAGATGAAAATTCATCGATTGGAATTATTTTATGTAAATCAAAAAGTAAAACGATTGTTGAGTATGCATTAAGGGAATCAAATAAGCCAATTGGTGTGGCAACTTATCAAATAGTTTCTACTGTTCCACAAGAGCTTATAAATCAGCTTCCCGCACCAGAGCAAGTAGCAAAACTTTTACAGGGAATCGAGTAATAATTAATAATTTAGAGGTTGTAAATGGCTAAAAAAACAAAAAATTCTAAGGAATCTAAACAGCTTTCATTATTTGACAGTGCATTAGATTCAAACTCTGAAATTACAGATCAAGCAGATGATAGCTGGTTAGAGGGTGATTTTGGATTTGATGGTGATTCTGACAGAACAATAGAAACGAAAAGTGAATTACTAACCCTAAAACTATTACGGGAAGCAATTCAATCTCAAAATC from Merismopedia glauca CCAP 1448/3 carries:
- the cas3 gene encoding type I-D CRISPR-associated helicase Cas3'; this encodes MSNYSIYLYSVYSSPSHEIPKDLKLPDNWTLSWHQVETLKALRDSNIDVVFNTAMTGDGKSLAAYLEVLQGEYSAISLYPTNELARDQEIQIKGYIDTFKPVNNPRVARLSSAELEIYAENEGLKKSAAISTLTNQREVILTNPDILHYLHRGAYLMPGDSPDKLWGKIDKDFDLFIFDEFHIFAAPQIASVINTMLLIHCTNRRKKFLFLSATPELEFISRLQIAGFRCQEINPLDRKKYQFPDSLEQEEKLSNQNWRQVSRAITLKFISLRPSFKASEIWLRENGNLILEYLQNYPGSKGAIILNSIASVQRLLTFFQELLQPHGLTVGENTGLSGKSAKEKSLLADLVLGTSTIDVGVDFKINFLIFESSDAGNLIQRLGRLGRHDGYQKEELEIRFKNFTAYALVPNFLVERLFLGDNPPLENDGNYNRAFLNATIKDKYQQINDFRGYYQRWGAVQSLWLCKKLSDRTIQQQSAKSRDKFQKACENVFNTSLRTVAARISGWAKDWQHISGKSGNPIAEEAFSFRGSSLLQCGLYDLTEENAAERFKIYDLPGIIGNLEIEIWTEAAFMRTLKETAERTRQPIPKRRYEHCLAFMKLRHYREERLNWKFTYSGDLQQIADAWKVQVLRGIEVWQPDNNYVREINQRLKKQGLVCYVLRHPVAEVRNRLRLPMHFQLYPICDELSLHDSSAPYAIAFGQSALLLDTLAYTFKSKGDESWIV
- a CDS encoding PDDEXK nuclease domain-containing protein, which codes for MNKPTSEEYRNLLVEVQQRIRSAQYEALKAVNKELIALYWDIGKMIVIRQQGATWGKSVVEQLAKDLQNEFPGISGFSSRNIWNMRSFYVEYHQNQKLQPLVAEISWTHNLVILEKCKDDLEREFYIRMTRKFGWTKNVLIHQIENKTYEKTLLNQTNFQQTISEEIRNQAKLAVKDEYIFDFLELADEHSERQLEQAILTRVEPFLQEMGGMFAFIGSQYRLEIDGEEYFIDILLYHRLLKCLVAVELKIGKFSPEFVGKMQFYLAALDDKVKQPDENSSIGIILCKSKSKTIVEYALRESNKPIGVATYQIVSTVPQELINQLPAPEQVAKLLQGIE